The following proteins are co-located in the Candidatus Binatia bacterium genome:
- a CDS encoding proline dehydrogenase family protein has translation MLQKNFYFLARRFVAGETIETAIRAVRQLNDEGITATLDFLGEDVSERAAATRTREIYLEMLDSIAASSVNSNVSVKLTAMGLLVDENFCLENLLAVVERAAVNPDPFVRIDMEGSSVLEATLRIFGRTYAQYHNVGPVLQAYMKRTSGDVERAIELGARVRLCKGAYNEPASIAYKSMPEIRKHYLELARELLERGTYPGIATHDHRLIRAVKEFARERCIANDRFEFQMLYGCRPRLQRQIVAEGYRLRVYVPFGTHWAGYFYRRVLERRENALFALSSIFSR, from the coding sequence GTGCTCCAGAAGAACTTTTACTTTCTCGCGCGGCGCTTCGTCGCCGGGGAGACGATCGAGACCGCGATCCGCGCCGTGCGCCAACTCAACGACGAGGGCATCACCGCGACGCTCGACTTTCTCGGCGAGGACGTCTCCGAGCGCGCCGCGGCGACCCGCACGCGCGAAATCTATCTCGAGATGCTCGACTCCATCGCCGCATCGAGCGTCAATTCGAACGTTTCGGTCAAGCTCACCGCGATGGGCCTGCTCGTGGATGAGAATTTCTGCCTCGAAAACCTGCTGGCGGTCGTCGAACGCGCCGCCGTGAATCCCGATCCGTTCGTCCGCATCGACATGGAGGGCTCTTCGGTCCTCGAGGCGACGCTGCGGATATTCGGGCGCACGTACGCGCAGTACCACAACGTCGGGCCGGTGCTGCAAGCGTACATGAAGCGCACCTCGGGCGACGTCGAGCGCGCGATCGAACTAGGAGCGCGCGTGCGGCTCTGCAAAGGCGCCTATAACGAGCCGGCCTCGATCGCATACAAGAGCATGCCGGAGATCCGCAAGCACTATCTCGAGCTCGCGCGCGAACTGCTCGAGCGCGGCACCTATCCCGGCATTGCGACGCACGACCACCGTTTGATTCGCGCGGTCAAAGAGTTCGCGCGCGAGCGCTGCATCGCCAACGATCGGTTCGAGTTTCAGATGCTCTACGGCTGCCGGCCGCGCCTGCAGCGGCAGATCGTCGCCGAAGGCTATCGCCTGCGCGTCTACGTTCCGTTCGGAACGCACTGGGCGGGCTATTTCTACCGCCGCGTGCTCGAGCGCCGCGAGAACGCGCTCTTCGCGCTCTCCTCGATCTTCTCGCGCTGA
- the dtd gene encoding D-aminoacyl-tRNA deacylase encodes MRAVVQRAGSASVRVGERVAGAIEAGLLVLLGVGVDDDERDAIAMAEKIATLRIFPDDAGLMNRSVLDAGGAVLLVSQFTLHGDARRGRRPSFVAAAKEPQARPLYERTGASLAALGVPVAYGEFGAHMDVELVNDGPVAILLDTKRLF; translated from the coding sequence ATGCGCGCGGTCGTGCAGCGCGCCGGCAGCGCGAGCGTGCGCGTCGGCGAGCGCGTCGCGGGCGCGATCGAAGCGGGACTGCTCGTGCTGCTCGGCGTCGGCGTCGACGACGATGAGCGCGACGCGATCGCGATGGCCGAGAAGATCGCGACGCTGCGGATCTTTCCCGACGACGCCGGTTTGATGAATCGCAGCGTGCTCGACGCCGGCGGCGCCGTTCTTCTCGTATCGCAGTTCACGTTGCACGGCGACGCGCGCCGGGGACGCCGCCCGTCGTTCGTTGCGGCCGCGAAAGAGCCGCAGGCGCGCCCGCTCTACGAACGTACGGGCGCGTCGCTCGCAGCGCTCGGCGTGCCCGTCGCGTACGGCGAGTTCGGCGCGCACATGGACGTCGAACTGGTCAACGACGGCCCGGTGGCGATCCTCCTCGATACGAAGCGGCTATTCTAG
- a CDS encoding general stress protein B, whose product MSVREAGQKGGETVKHKYGAAFYEEIGRKGGLATKLAHGHEFYEQIGKKGGKKGGEATRDRYGPNFYERIGQKGGQKVKQLIEEGKRAATDRKQRAS is encoded by the coding sequence ATGTCCGTCCGAGAAGCCGGCCAAAAAGGCGGCGAAACCGTCAAGCACAAGTACGGCGCCGCGTTCTACGAGGAGATCGGCCGCAAGGGTGGGTTAGCCACCAAGCTTGCCCACGGCCACGAGTTCTACGAGCAGATCGGTAAGAAGGGTGGCAAAAAGGGCGGCGAAGCCACGCGTGATCGCTATGGCCCGAACTTCTACGAACGCATCGGCCAAAAGGGTGGCCAAAAAGTCAAGCAACTCATCGAAGAGGGCAAGCGCGCAGCCACCGACCGAAAGCAGCGCGCGAGCTAA